The window CGCCCTGCTCGCCATCGGCCGCCCCCTCGGCTACCGGGCGCGCGGCGTCATCCTGCACCAGGACGAGCCCTCGGCCCACGTCCTGCTCCTCCTGCATGGCTGGACCAAGGTCACGGCGATCGCCGCCAACGGCTACGAGGCTCTGCTCGCCCTGCGCGGCCCGGGCGACATCATCGGCGAGGGCGCGGCCCTCAGCGGCCGCGGCCGCTCGGCGACCGTGACGGCCCTGGAGCCGGTCGAGGCGGTCGTCGTCGACCAGAACCGTTTCACCCTGTTCGTCTCGGACAATCCCCGGGTGGCACTGCACCTGCTGAGCCTGTCCACGGACCGGCAGCGGTCGACCGATCGGCGCCGGCTGGAATGGGCCGCGCTGACCGTGCGCGAGCGGCTGGCCGTCCTGCTGCTCGAACTGGTGCGCACACACGGCAGCCGGACGGACGAGGGCATCGAACTCACCATCGGGCTCAGCCAGCAGGAGTTCGCCGGTTCCGTGGGCTCCTCGCGCGAGGCGGTGGCCCGGCTCCTCAAGGAGCTGCGGGACCGGCAGGTCGTCGCCACCCGGCGCCGACGCATCGTCGTACTCCGCCCCGACGTGCTGCGCCGCATCGCCGGCGACGCCTCCGCCTGACGCACATCCCCGCCCGCCGTTCCATGCACACGGTCACATTCCGTCCGTGTCATCGGCCCTCCGGCGCTCGCCCGCGACCCGCCATCGTGCTGGACGACGGACACCGACGTGCGAGAGGCAGCCATGACCGATCCCGTGTACCGCACGATCCTCCTCTTCGACATCGAGCAGTACGGCTCACGCGACGACGTGGAACAGGCGTTCCTGCGCCGCGTCCTGTACGACGTCGTCGACACGACCCTGCTCGACGCCGGCGTCGACGAGACGGCCCGGCTGCGCGCCGACCGCGGCGACTCCGTCATGGAGCTGATCGACACCGCGGTCCCCGTACCCGCGCTGATCAAGACCCTCCTGACCGAGACCCCCGCCCTCCTCCACAACAAGAACCGCCTCCTGGCGACCAGCGCCCGCATGCGGCTGCGCATCGTCCTGTCCTCCGGCTACGTCGCCGTCGACGAACTCGACGGCTGGGTCGGCTCCGACCTCAATCACGCGGTCCGCCTGCTGAACTCCGACCCCCTGCGCGACGCCCTGAAGCAGCGCGAGTCCGACTGCGTGCTCTGCGTGTCGGAAGGCATCTACCAGGGGGTGGTACGGCACGGCCCGCTGGGCGTGCGTCCGGAGGAGTTCCACCGGGTGACGGT of the Streptomyces koelreuteriae genome contains:
- a CDS encoding Crp/Fnr family transcriptional regulator, with protein sequence MTGGQGRAWDDDGVPFLARLEREDRAALLAIGRPLGYRARGVILHQDEPSAHVLLLLHGWTKVTAIAANGYEALLALRGPGDIIGEGAALSGRGRSATVTALEPVEAVVVDQNRFTLFVSDNPRVALHLLSLSTDRQRSTDRRRLEWAALTVRERLAVLLLELVRTHGSRTDEGIELTIGLSQQEFAGSVGSSREAVARLLKELRDRQVVATRRRRIVVLRPDVLRRIAGDASA